Proteins from one Actinomycetota bacterium genomic window:
- a CDS encoding twin-arginine translocase TatA/TatE family subunit, with amino-acid sequence MFNIGPAELIVIFLVALLVVGPKRLPEVGRSIGKALREFRRTTEEVRSTFEASLDDEPSSNGEGPPARLAEPDDPDEMPVHDIPRQELTRPEDSGTGPPADQG; translated from the coding sequence ATGTTCAACATCGGCCCTGCGGAGCTCATCGTGATCTTCCTCGTGGCCCTGCTGGTGGTGGGTCCGAAGCGGCTGCCCGAGGTGGGGCGCTCGATCGGCAAGGCCCTCCGGGAGTTCCGCCGCACCACCGAGGAGGTCCGCTCGACGTTCGAGGCCAGCCTGGACGACGAGCCCTCCTCGAACGGCGAGGGGCCGCCCGCCCGCCTGGCTGAGCCCGACGATCCCGACGAGATGCCGGTCCACGACATCCCACGCCAGGAGCTCACCCGCCCTGAGGACTCGGGAACCGGGCCCCCCGCGGACCAGGGCTAG
- a CDS encoding DEAD/DEAH box helicase — protein MADLERFQSYYPFPLDEFQLEAMGALDEGESVLVAAPTGSGKTVVAEYAVERALTSGRKAFYTTPLKALSNQKFGDFVARYGAARVGLLTGDNSINSEAPVVVMTTEVLRNMLYEQSSTLEGLQHVVMDEVHYLQDPYRGAVWEEVLIHLPLTVSVVCLSATVSNAEQFGEWIGTLRGPTRVVIEERRPVPLEHHYLIGHELHPMHADVGGALVPNPYIVSLEQRELRVNTHYRRSSGNPQLHRRSRPREGHRRFFVPRREDVVEVLAQEGMLPAIYFVFSRAGCDRSVQFLMSSGIRLTTPAEEERIREFAEMRAAWMAEEDLVTLGFYEFREALAAGIAAHHAGMLPLFKETVEELFKGGLVQVVFATETLSLGINMPAKTVVIEDMWKFQGERHELLTPGEYTQLTGRAGRRGIDELGHAVVLYQKQVPFDRVASLATTRTYELTSSFRPSYNMAVNLVRGYTREETHHLLNSSFGQFLADRAVVALERQLERDKAYLAGYREQMACHLGDFAEYWALRTRAEAVRDEARKGRDRARSDAVREGLGALKPGDVVFVPRARRRGLAVVLSSREGRPTVLAQDRKVFRLSPSDFDEVPEVVTRIQLPRTGSARSARYRRDLAARLVAIDVRPLRRRPGRSEPAVEAKAAALEERARQHPCHACPDRAHHERWAARATKLEQQIRTVDRRIRARTETLAWQFDRVLAVLQDLGYVRGFDLLSKGEALARIYGEGDILVSEALGAGLFAGLSPPEVAALASTVVYESRERVPRAVGEMPTAAVGESYRGLMQVWRRIRAAEEERQVELCRELDPGFATAVFHWADGKALDAVLGETGMAPGDFVRSCKMLVDLIRQISEVAPAEVASVARQAHQAVNRGVVSYTGL, from the coding sequence GTGGCCGACCTCGAGCGATTTCAGTCCTACTACCCCTTTCCGCTGGACGAGTTCCAGCTGGAAGCGATGGGCGCGCTCGACGAGGGGGAGTCGGTGCTGGTCGCCGCGCCCACCGGCTCCGGCAAGACGGTCGTGGCGGAGTACGCCGTGGAGCGCGCGCTCACGAGCGGCCGCAAGGCCTTCTACACCACGCCCCTCAAGGCCCTGTCGAACCAGAAGTTCGGCGACTTCGTGGCCCGGTACGGCGCGGCCCGGGTTGGACTCCTGACCGGGGACAACTCCATCAACTCCGAGGCGCCGGTGGTGGTCATGACCACCGAGGTCCTGCGGAACATGCTCTACGAGCAGAGCTCCACCTTGGAGGGGCTCCAGCACGTGGTGATGGACGAGGTGCACTACCTCCAGGACCCCTACCGCGGCGCCGTGTGGGAGGAGGTCCTGATCCACCTCCCGCTCACGGTCTCGGTGGTGTGCCTGTCGGCCACGGTGTCGAACGCCGAGCAGTTCGGGGAGTGGATCGGCACCCTCCGCGGTCCCACCCGGGTGGTGATCGAGGAACGCCGCCCGGTCCCGCTCGAGCACCACTACCTGATCGGCCACGAGCTGCATCCCATGCACGCCGACGTGGGCGGGGCGCTCGTCCCGAACCCGTACATCGTGTCGCTGGAGCAGCGCGAGCTGCGGGTGAACACGCACTACCGCCGCTCCAGCGGGAACCCGCAGCTCCACCGGCGGTCCCGTCCCCGGGAGGGCCACCGCCGCTTCTTCGTACCCCGCCGGGAGGACGTGGTCGAGGTCCTGGCGCAGGAAGGGATGCTCCCCGCCATCTATTTCGTGTTCAGCCGGGCGGGCTGCGACCGGAGCGTCCAGTTCCTGATGTCGTCGGGCATCCGCCTCACCACCCCCGCCGAGGAGGAACGGATCCGCGAGTTCGCGGAGATGCGGGCCGCGTGGATGGCGGAGGAGGACCTGGTCACGCTGGGCTTCTACGAGTTCCGGGAAGCGCTGGCCGCGGGGATCGCCGCGCACCACGCCGGGATGCTCCCGCTGTTCAAGGAGACCGTGGAGGAGCTGTTCAAGGGAGGGCTGGTGCAGGTGGTGTTCGCCACCGAGACCCTGTCCCTCGGCATCAACATGCCCGCCAAGACCGTGGTGATCGAGGACATGTGGAAGTTCCAGGGGGAACGGCACGAGCTGCTCACGCCCGGCGAGTACACGCAGCTCACCGGGCGGGCCGGACGCCGGGGCATCGACGAGCTGGGCCACGCGGTGGTCCTGTACCAGAAGCAGGTGCCCTTCGATCGGGTGGCCTCGCTCGCCACGACGCGCACCTACGAGCTGACCTCGAGCTTCCGTCCCTCCTACAACATGGCGGTGAACCTGGTCCGCGGCTACACGCGGGAGGAGACCCACCACCTGCTGAACTCGTCGTTCGGCCAGTTCCTGGCGGACCGGGCGGTGGTGGCGCTGGAGCGGCAACTGGAACGAGACAAGGCCTACCTCGCCGGATACCGGGAGCAGATGGCCTGCCACCTCGGGGACTTCGCCGAGTACTGGGCCCTGCGAACGCGGGCAGAGGCGGTCCGGGACGAGGCCCGCAAGGGCCGGGACCGGGCCAGGTCGGATGCCGTGCGGGAGGGCCTGGGGGCGCTGAAGCCCGGCGACGTGGTGTTCGTCCCTCGGGCCCGCCGCCGGGGGCTCGCCGTGGTGCTGTCGAGCCGGGAGGGCCGTCCCACCGTCCTGGCCCAGGACCGGAAGGTCTTCCGCCTGTCGCCGTCTGACTTCGACGAGGTGCCCGAGGTGGTCACGCGGATCCAGCTTCCCCGGACCGGCAGCGCCCGGAGCGCGCGGTACCGGCGGGACCTGGCTGCCAGGCTGGTGGCCATCGACGTCCGGCCCCTCCGTCGTCGGCCCGGCCGGTCCGAGCCCGCGGTCGAGGCGAAGGCGGCGGCCCTGGAGGAACGGGCCCGCCAGCACCCCTGCCATGCGTGCCCGGACCGGGCCCACCACGAGCGGTGGGCGGCTCGAGCGACCAAGCTGGAGCAGCAGATCCGGACAGTGGACCGGCGCATCCGGGCCCGGACCGAGACCCTGGCCTGGCAGTTCGACCGGGTCCTCGCGGTGCTCCAGGACCTCGGGTACGTGCGGGGGTTCGACCTGCTTTCGAAGGGCGAGGCCCTGGCCAGGATCTACGGCGAGGGCGACATCCTCGTCTCGGAGGCACTCGGCGCGGGGCTGTTCGCGGGATTGTCGCCGCCGGAGGTCGCCGCGCTGGCGTCAACCGTGGTGTACGAGTCCCGTGAGCGGGTCCCGCGGGCGGTCGGCGAGATGCCCACGGCCGCGGTGGGGGAGAGCTACCGGGGGCTGATGCAGGTGTGGCGGCGCATCCGCGCGGCCGAGGAGGAGCGCCAGGTGGAGCTATGCCGGGAGCTCGACCCCGGGTTCGCGACAGCGGTGTTCCACTGGGCCGACGGGAAGGCCCTGGACGCCGTCCTGGGGGAGACCGGCATGGCTCCCGGCGACTTCGTCCGGAGCTGCAAGATGCTGGTGGACCTGATCCGCCAGATCTCCGAGGTCGCCCCCGCGGAGGTGGCCTCGGTGGCCCGACAGGCCCACCAGGCAGTGAACCGAGGCGTCGTCAGCTACACGGGGCTGTAG
- a CDS encoding acyl-CoA dehydrogenase family protein: protein MPLLNIPEEILELRSTLRDFIDREIRPREELHRQEIQETGTFEGATQERLELRKRSAELGFWTLHMPEEVGGGGLSYLGQVVLHEEAYRHGLLLAQFESIFPVVTGPTPIYLDCTPDQRERYLEPLMSGEKVTCFALTEPGAGSDATAIQTKAIRTNGTWIVSGRKHFITGGEVADFALVFALTDPDKRARGGITAFFVDKGTPGFEVTRIQRTMSPFQNPAELTFSDVEVPVANVLGKEGFGFYSAAKAINGARLQIAASAVGIARNLLDRSFDYAKSREAFGRPIGHNQYVQGMLVDSHAELEQARLLVYKMATAIDEGADGRKEAALAKLVATEMVGRVADRAIQVHGGNGFMTELGLESWYRDVRAMRLYEGTTEILRTNVAKGLGLG from the coding sequence GTGCCCCTGCTGAACATCCCCGAGGAGATCCTGGAGCTCCGGAGCACCCTTCGGGACTTCATCGACCGAGAGATCCGCCCCCGGGAGGAGCTCCACCGCCAGGAGATCCAGGAAACCGGGACGTTCGAGGGCGCCACGCAGGAACGGCTGGAGCTCCGGAAGCGCTCCGCCGAGCTGGGGTTCTGGACGCTGCACATGCCGGAGGAGGTGGGGGGAGGGGGTCTCTCGTATCTCGGACAGGTGGTGCTGCACGAGGAGGCCTACCGCCACGGGCTGCTGCTGGCCCAGTTCGAGTCGATCTTCCCCGTGGTGACGGGCCCCACGCCGATCTACCTGGACTGCACGCCGGACCAGCGGGAGCGCTACCTCGAGCCGCTGATGAGCGGCGAGAAGGTCACCTGCTTCGCCCTCACAGAGCCCGGCGCCGGCTCCGACGCGACCGCCATCCAGACCAAGGCGATCCGGACCAACGGCACCTGGATCGTCTCCGGCCGCAAGCACTTCATCACCGGCGGCGAGGTGGCGGACTTCGCCCTGGTGTTCGCGCTGACGGACCCGGACAAGCGGGCTCGCGGCGGCATCACGGCGTTCTTCGTGGACAAGGGAACCCCGGGGTTCGAGGTCACCCGGATCCAGCGGACCATGTCCCCGTTCCAGAACCCGGCGGAGCTGACGTTCTCGGACGTCGAGGTCCCCGTGGCCAACGTCCTGGGCAAGGAGGGGTTCGGGTTCTACTCCGCCGCGAAGGCCATCAACGGGGCCCGGCTCCAGATCGCGGCGAGCGCGGTGGGCATCGCCCGCAACCTCCTGGACCGGTCCTTCGACTACGCGAAGTCCCGGGAGGCGTTCGGGCGCCCCATCGGCCACAACCAGTACGTCCAGGGGATGCTCGTCGACTCCCACGCCGAGCTCGAGCAGGCCCGGCTCCTCGTCTACAAGATGGCCACCGCCATCGACGAGGGAGCCGACGGACGCAAGGAAGCGGCCCTGGCCAAGCTCGTGGCCACCGAGATGGTGGGGCGGGTGGCGGACCGGGCCATCCAGGTGCACGGCGGGAACGGCTTCATGACCGAGCTGGGGCTGGAGTCATGGTACCGGGACGTCCGGGCCATGCGCCTGTACGAGGGCACCACCGAGATCCTGCGGACGAACGTGGCGAAGGGCCTCGGGCTGGGCTAG
- a CDS encoding WYL domain-containing protein gives MHPLERLLNLVILLLDTPRPLTFAQIREKLPAYAQDDDAAAKRMFERDKDVLRDLGVPVELSHTDVWEVEEGYTIPKDRYYVPAITFTPEELSALYVAAQAVGSDDEAEQAVLKLRVGAEEGVVPAASAHPLAAAPDVPRGRLGAVLDATLRRRSVRFDYRPATGDPGQRHVDPYALVSRAGQWYLVGLDRDRDAVRSFRLSRMLSEPAGAGPGSEPPDGFDARAQLKLGPWGPGEPQERARVAFSPRVAWWAVRALPGAPAVRTRKDGWSEVEVPASETDQFLSFLLSFGPDAKVIAPGRLRDEVVRRLEAVVAGG, from the coding sequence ATGCACCCGCTGGAACGGCTGCTGAACCTCGTCATCCTCCTGCTGGACACCCCGCGGCCGCTCACGTTCGCGCAGATCCGGGAGAAGCTCCCCGCGTACGCGCAGGACGACGACGCCGCGGCGAAGCGCATGTTCGAGCGGGACAAGGACGTCCTTCGGGACCTCGGCGTGCCGGTCGAGCTCTCCCACACCGACGTGTGGGAGGTCGAGGAGGGCTACACCATTCCCAAGGACCGCTACTACGTGCCGGCCATCACGTTCACGCCGGAGGAGCTCTCCGCGCTGTACGTGGCGGCGCAGGCCGTGGGGTCGGACGACGAGGCCGAGCAGGCGGTGCTGAAGCTCCGGGTGGGGGCGGAGGAAGGTGTGGTCCCGGCCGCGTCCGCCCATCCGCTGGCGGCCGCTCCGGACGTGCCCCGCGGCCGCCTGGGTGCGGTGCTGGACGCCACCCTCCGGCGCCGGAGCGTTCGGTTCGACTACCGGCCGGCGACCGGCGACCCGGGCCAGCGGCACGTGGACCCTTACGCCCTGGTGTCCCGGGCCGGCCAGTGGTACCTGGTGGGGCTGGACCGCGACCGCGACGCGGTCCGGTCCTTCCGGCTGTCGCGGATGCTGTCGGAGCCGGCCGGCGCCGGTCCAGGGTCCGAGCCACCGGACGGGTTCGATGCCCGCGCCCAGCTGAAGCTGGGGCCGTGGGGGCCGGGCGAGCCCCAGGAACGGGCCCGCGTGGCCTTCTCTCCCCGGGTGGCGTGGTGGGCGGTGCGAGCGCTCCCGGGGGCACCGGCCGTTCGGACCAGGAAGGACGGCTGGTCCGAGGTGGAGGTCCCGGCGTCGGAGACCGACCAGTTCCTGTCGTTCCTGCTCTCGTTCGGCCCCGACGCGAAGGTCATCGCGCCGGGCCGGCTCCGGGACGAGGTCGTCCGCCGGCTGGAGGCCGTCGTTGCCGGCGGGTAA
- the tatC gene encoding twin-arginine translocase subunit TatC: protein MRLIPRVRRRDPSRGMTVIQHLEELRTRVLISVIAVALGAIAGWLLFPPVFKFLLHSYKQACEALPVANRPPIPCGKVVAQSVLEPFLVRFKVSVFTGFAIALPVVLFQLWRFVTPGLTKGERRLAIPFVLSSLVLFVLGGFFAFLTLPKGLHFLLGFAGTQIVVLPSATKYISFVLLLVLAFGISFEFPLVLIFLSWVRVVSSQRLRGWRRMAYLSITVFAAVITPSQDPYTQLAMMVPMIVFYEVAIFVARLMKR, encoded by the coding sequence ATGCGGCTGATCCCACGCGTGCGCCGTCGAGACCCCTCGCGGGGCATGACGGTGATCCAGCACCTGGAGGAGCTGCGGACTCGCGTGCTCATCTCGGTGATCGCGGTGGCCCTGGGGGCCATCGCCGGGTGGCTGCTGTTCCCGCCGGTGTTCAAGTTCCTGCTCCACTCCTACAAGCAGGCCTGCGAGGCCCTCCCGGTGGCCAACCGGCCGCCCATCCCGTGCGGCAAGGTGGTGGCCCAGAGCGTGCTGGAGCCGTTCCTGGTGCGGTTCAAGGTCTCCGTGTTCACCGGGTTCGCCATCGCGTTGCCGGTCGTGCTGTTCCAGCTGTGGCGGTTCGTGACCCCCGGGCTGACCAAGGGCGAGCGCCGCCTGGCCATCCCGTTCGTGCTCTCCTCGCTCGTCCTGTTCGTCCTGGGCGGGTTCTTTGCCTTCCTGACGCTGCCGAAGGGCCTGCACTTCCTGCTGGGGTTCGCCGGAACCCAGATCGTGGTGCTCCCCTCGGCCACGAAATACATCAGCTTCGTCCTGCTCCTGGTCCTCGCGTTCGGGATCTCGTTCGAGTTCCCGCTGGTACTGATCTTCCTGTCGTGGGTGCGGGTGGTCTCGTCCCAGCGGCTCCGGGGCTGGCGGCGGATGGCGTACCTGTCGATCACCGTGTTCGCCGCGGTGATCACGCCGAGCCAGGACCCCTACACCCAGCTCGCCATGATGGTGCCGATGATCGTCTTCTACGAGGTGGCCATCTTCGTGGCCCGGTTGATGAAGCGATGA
- a CDS encoding alpha/beta hydrolase gives MTDGLLLVHAFPLDASMWEPQVSALRVSVSMVVPNLPGFGGTPPAGDVMTMAAAARRAVEALDEAGLDRAVVCGLSMGGYVALELWRSARDRVAGFVFANTRAGADDEAGAERRRALAERLRSEGNGFLVEQPPPLLSASAPDELWDRVKGIIAAQPADAIAAASLGMAERPDSTPDLAGIDVPTLVVTSTGDTLIPADATTPMADAVPDARLEVIEGAGHLSNLEAPEEFTRLLEEHLRRCGLA, from the coding sequence GTGACGGACGGACTGCTGCTGGTGCACGCGTTCCCGCTCGACGCGTCGATGTGGGAGCCGCAGGTGTCCGCGCTGCGCGTCTCGGTTTCGATGGTGGTGCCGAATCTCCCGGGGTTCGGCGGGACGCCGCCGGCCGGAGACGTGATGACCATGGCCGCCGCCGCCCGCCGGGCGGTGGAGGCGCTCGACGAGGCCGGGCTGGACCGGGCGGTGGTGTGCGGGCTGTCCATGGGCGGGTACGTGGCCCTGGAGCTGTGGCGCTCGGCCCGGGACCGGGTGGCGGGGTTCGTGTTCGCCAACACTCGGGCCGGGGCCGACGACGAGGCGGGCGCCGAGCGGCGCCGGGCCCTGGCGGAGCGGCTGCGCTCCGAAGGGAACGGGTTCCTGGTCGAGCAGCCGCCGCCGCTGCTGTCGGCGAGTGCCCCGGATGAGCTGTGGGATCGGGTCAAAGGGATCATCGCGGCGCAGCCGGCCGACGCCATCGCCGCGGCCTCGCTGGGGATGGCCGAGCGGCCGGATTCCACCCCCGACCTCGCCGGCATCGACGTGCCGACCCTGGTGGTGACCTCCACGGGGGACACGCTGATCCCGGCCGACGCCACCACGCCGATGGCCGACGCCGTGCCGGACGCCCGACTGGAGGTCATCGAGGGCGCCGGCCACCTGTCCAACCTCGAGGCCCCCGAGGAGTTCACCCGGCTGCTGGAGGAGCACCTCCGGCGCTGCGGGCTCGCGTAG
- a CDS encoding DM13 domain-containing protein → MRSLIRRHRTVAALAGLVAAAGLSFGLYWFAPWNLFVDKRVLGDQDYLVPADIDLTKYRTAVIWCRRFKVGFGVAPIEPA, encoded by the coding sequence ATGCGATCGCTGATTCGTCGCCACCGGACAGTCGCCGCACTGGCTGGTCTGGTCGCGGCCGCCGGGCTGTCGTTCGGCCTGTACTGGTTCGCCCCGTGGAATCTATTCGTCGACAAGCGGGTCCTCGGCGACCAGGATTACCTCGTCCCGGCGGACATCGACCTCACCAAGTACCGAACCGCGGTGATCTGGTGCCGCCGGTTCAAGGTCGGCTTCGGCGTCGCCCCGATCGAGCCGGCCTGA
- a CDS encoding diacylglycerol kinase family lipid kinase encodes MTAPVIVVVNPTSGRGRGGRLVPEVRQALTALGVEHEIVLSESPLDPPRIARQAAEDGAEIVAAVGGDGMAGMVGSALIGMRTALAVIPAGTGNDFAGFLGFKRGKPLSVLPSLVDPEIRDIDAVRISGASGETHFINVAGAGFDSEVNETANRMKTRVQGTAKYVAAVFSTLRRYQPAQFEVTVDGKHHSLSGMLVAVGNGRSYGGGMKVCPDASLTDGLLEVCVVGAMRRGEFVRNFPRVFRGTHTTHPKVTMLRGSRVEIAADRHFHIYADGEQSLPLPAAFEVLPSSLRVVVPKGSPA; translated from the coding sequence GTGACCGCTCCCGTGATCGTGGTGGTGAACCCGACGTCCGGGCGGGGACGGGGGGGACGCCTGGTCCCCGAGGTGCGGCAAGCGCTCACCGCCCTGGGCGTCGAGCACGAGATCGTCCTGTCGGAGTCGCCGCTGGACCCGCCGCGCATCGCCCGCCAGGCCGCCGAGGACGGCGCCGAGATCGTGGCCGCGGTGGGCGGGGACGGCATGGCCGGCATGGTCGGGTCCGCTTTGATCGGGATGCGCACTGCCCTCGCGGTCATCCCCGCGGGAACCGGCAACGACTTCGCCGGGTTCCTGGGGTTCAAGCGGGGAAAGCCCCTCAGCGTCCTACCGTCGCTGGTAGACCCGGAGATCCGGGACATCGACGCCGTGCGGATCAGCGGCGCGTCCGGTGAGACGCACTTCATCAACGTGGCCGGGGCCGGGTTCGACTCGGAGGTCAACGAGACGGCCAACCGGATGAAGACCCGAGTGCAGGGGACGGCCAAGTACGTGGCGGCGGTGTTCAGCACGCTCCGCCGGTACCAGCCGGCCCAGTTCGAGGTCACCGTCGATGGCAAGCACCACTCGCTGTCCGGGATGCTGGTGGCGGTGGGAAACGGGCGGTCCTACGGCGGGGGGATGAAGGTGTGCCCGGATGCCTCCCTCACCGACGGGCTGCTCGAGGTGTGCGTGGTGGGGGCCATGCGGCGGGGCGAGTTCGTCCGGAACTTCCCCCGGGTGTTCCGGGGGACCCACACCACCCACCCCAAGGTCACCATGCTGCGGGGCAGCCGAGTGGAGATCGCCGCCGACCGGCACTTCCACATCTATGCAGACGGCGAGCAGTCCCTGCCGCTGCCGGCGGCGTTCGAGGTGCTGCCGTCCTCGCTGCGCGTGGTCGTCCCGAAGGGATCGCCGGCGTGA
- a CDS encoding Xaa-Pro peptidase family protein, which produces MSDDDRFARRMARAADEAGSAGLSGMLVTPSADLVYLAGYDPPPLERLTCLFLRPGAEPVLVVPELEKPRAQASPAGSRVELVGWRDGQDPYEVVRGVVGPAGGIAVTDRTLAVHVLGLQAALPGARLVPASQAVPGLRAVKDPEEIELLARAAAGADEAFGMIARTPFAGHTESAVAASLGGLLLERGHDSVAFTIVASGPNGASPHHEPGERTIRPGDPVVLDFGGRVGGYCSDISRTVCVGEPPAEFLDVYEVVREAQERALQAVRPGVAAEDVDRAAREVIETAGFWDRFVHRTGHGIGLEEHEPPYIVAGNREPLRLGMCFSIEPGLYLEGRFGVRIEDIVVVTEEGATRLNEAPRDLHTVA; this is translated from the coding sequence ATGAGCGACGACGACCGTTTCGCGCGGAGGATGGCCCGGGCCGCGGACGAGGCCGGATCGGCCGGGCTGAGCGGGATGCTGGTCACGCCCTCGGCGGACCTCGTGTACCTGGCCGGCTACGACCCGCCGCCTCTGGAACGGCTGACCTGTCTGTTCCTGCGGCCCGGGGCAGAACCGGTGCTGGTCGTGCCAGAGCTGGAGAAGCCGCGAGCCCAGGCCTCCCCGGCCGGTTCGCGTGTGGAGCTGGTGGGGTGGCGGGACGGCCAGGACCCGTACGAGGTCGTTCGCGGCGTGGTGGGCCCGGCGGGCGGAATCGCCGTCACCGACCGGACCTTGGCCGTGCATGTGCTGGGCCTCCAGGCCGCCCTGCCCGGCGCCCGGCTGGTGCCGGCGTCACAAGCGGTCCCCGGCCTGCGCGCGGTGAAGGATCCCGAGGAGATCGAGCTGCTGGCCAGGGCCGCCGCGGGCGCCGACGAGGCGTTCGGTATGATCGCCCGCACCCCTTTCGCCGGCCACACGGAATCGGCGGTGGCGGCGTCCCTGGGCGGGCTCCTCCTGGAACGGGGCCACGACTCCGTGGCCTTCACCATCGTGGCCTCCGGCCCGAACGGCGCCTCGCCCCATCACGAGCCGGGCGAACGGACCATCCGGCCCGGCGACCCCGTGGTGCTCGACTTCGGGGGCCGCGTGGGTGGCTACTGCTCCGACATCAGTCGCACCGTCTGCGTCGGGGAACCGCCGGCCGAGTTCTTGGACGTGTACGAGGTCGTCCGGGAGGCCCAAGAGCGGGCGCTCCAGGCCGTCCGCCCCGGCGTGGCGGCCGAGGACGTCGACCGCGCTGCCCGCGAGGTCATCGAGACCGCCGGGTTCTGGGACCGGTTCGTGCACCGGACCGGACACGGGATCGGCCTGGAGGAGCACGAGCCCCCGTACATCGTGGCCGGCAACCGGGAGCCGCTGCGGCTGGGGATGTGCTTCTCCATCGAGCCCGGCCTCTACCTCGAGGGGCGGTTCGGGGTCCGGATCGAGGACATCGTGGTGGTGACGGAGGAGGGGGCCACCCGGCTCAACGAGGCCCCGCGGGACCTGCACACGGTCGCGTAG
- a CDS encoding WYL domain-containing protein, with protein sequence MPAGKAAERLRRLLVWVPYVVRHPGSRVAELARMFHVSEDELLSELNLLFVSGVPPYGPGDLIEVQVEDGRVWIDMADYFSRPLRLSRSEALALYLQGKALLGTPGLPEAEPLESALAKLEAELGPEMLGRLAGRVEAAEGGRPADTLEALRRAAADRRRLEIEYYSASRDATSVREIDPEEVFSAIGNWYVVAWDRQADGERMFRADRINTVRETGERFEPRGLAGAGRPLYTRSDQDVRVRLLLRPPARWVAEYYDVESINEHYDGTVEVTLPTRHLAWVAKLVVRLGGEATVVEPAALRDNVRDVARRALALYGQKS encoded by the coding sequence TTGCCGGCGGGTAAGGCGGCGGAGCGCCTCCGGCGCCTCCTGGTCTGGGTGCCATACGTCGTCCGGCACCCGGGCTCCCGGGTGGCCGAGCTGGCCCGGATGTTCCACGTCTCCGAGGACGAGCTGCTGTCCGAGCTGAACCTGCTGTTCGTGTCGGGAGTCCCCCCGTACGGGCCCGGCGACCTGATCGAGGTGCAGGTCGAGGACGGGCGGGTGTGGATCGACATGGCCGACTACTTCTCCCGCCCGCTTCGCCTGTCGCGGAGCGAGGCCCTGGCGCTCTATCTCCAGGGGAAGGCCCTGCTGGGCACGCCGGGGCTGCCGGAGGCCGAACCGCTGGAATCGGCCCTGGCCAAGCTGGAGGCGGAGCTCGGGCCCGAGATGCTGGGTCGCCTGGCCGGCCGGGTGGAGGCCGCGGAGGGAGGGCGTCCGGCCGACACCCTGGAGGCCCTCCGTCGGGCGGCGGCGGACCGCCGGCGCCTGGAGATCGAGTACTACTCGGCCTCCCGGGACGCCACGTCGGTCCGCGAGATCGACCCCGAGGAGGTCTTCTCGGCCATCGGCAACTGGTACGTGGTGGCCTGGGACCGGCAGGCCGACGGGGAGCGCATGTTCCGGGCCGATCGCATCAACACGGTCCGCGAGACCGGCGAGCGGTTCGAGCCGCGGGGCCTGGCCGGCGCGGGCCGCCCGCTGTACACCCGCTCGGACCAGGACGTCCGGGTGCGACTGCTCCTGCGGCCTCCGGCCCGATGGGTGGCCGAGTACTACGACGTGGAATCAATCAACGAACACTATGACGGGACGGTGGAGGTGACCCTCCCCACGCGGCACCTGGCGTGGGTGGCCAAGCTTGTGGTGCGCCTGGGGGGCGAGGCCACCGTGGTGGAGCCGGCGGCGCTGCGGGACAACGTTCGGGACGTCGCCCGGCGGGCACTGGCCCTGTACGGCCAGAAGTCGTAG